Part of the Atribacterota bacterium genome, AACCCTTAGCCTGCGTGGTCTACGGGGTACGGCGCAGTAACCTTCAGCCGGGAGAGAAAGTCCTCATTTTTGGGGCTGGCCCTATTGGGCTTTTATTGGCTTCGCTTTTCAAGGTGAGTGGTGCGTCACAGGTGGTACTGGTGGATATCAGTGAAAAAAAGTTACAGATGGCGGAAAAGTTTGGGGTGGATGAAGTGGTGTTAGCTGATGGGAATGAGCGGGAAGCCCTCTTTCGTATTGCTCCAAGGGGGTTTGAGGTTGTTGTGGATGCGACTGGGATACCGAAGGTGATGGAAAGGGAATGGGAATTTGTGGAACCCGATGGAACATTCCTGGTTTTTGGAGTGGCACCTCGAGGGTCAGAAATGCGTGTCGACCCGTACGAAATCTTTCAGCGGGATTTGCGAATTGTGGGGTCCTTTGCGGTAAAAAAGACCATGCAGTATTCCCTGAATCTCCTTGAAAACGGGAAGGTGGTCGTCAAAGACCTTATTTCCGCCCAATACCCTCTTTCCAAGTTTGGTGAAGCCCTAGAAGATGTACTCCATAATCCTGAACACCTCAAGGTGCAGATTGTGTTTGCTTGAGAATTGGTCAAAATGTTACAATGAAAATGGGTTTTACGATGGAGCTTGCACTGGACGATGCATCGAACCACGAATCTAGACTTGCCCGGGGGGGTGATGAAAGCGAAAAAGGTTGGTTTACTGTGGAGTAAGTCTTTCTTCGAAGAGCGGGAAGAATTGTGCTACCAGTTGAAGCCCAATTTTAAGGGGAAAAGCTTTGCCCTGGTCCAGGAAGCGCTGTCAGAGGTGCCGTGCGAAGTTGTTTTGCTTGATGTTGATTCCCCCCTGGAAGAGGTTGTCAAACGATTGAAAAAGGAAAAGATTGGTTTTGCCTTTAATCTTTCTGTCTCCGTGGCTGGAATGTATGGTCAGTCAGTGCTTCCGGCGATTCTTGATTCCCTGCATATCCCGTATTTGGGCTCGGACGCCATTGTACAATCGTTGTCGCTCGACCGGGCTCTTTTGAAGCTGGCTCTGCGAGGGGTTGGTGTACCCACGCCATGGTATTTTCTCTGGTCAAAGGGCGACGCTATTCCTGATAATCTTGATTTTCCGGTCCTGGTAAAATCCCGGTTTCGAACACCCACGGATCAGGTTACCATAGAATGTGTGAGCTGGGCGAAAGAGGAACTCGAGGAAAAGCTTAAAACTTTTTCTGAAGCCAAAAGAGGGAAGTTACTGGTGGAAAAGCTGGTAATTGGACGAGAAATGGTGGTAGGAATATGGGGAAATGGTGAAGATATTCAGCTTTTGCCACTTCTTGAAGTTAACTTGGGTAGGAAGAACCTTATCTTTACTTCCGAAGAGAAGTGGCGCAAGGGTTACGTGGAGGATGCGCTCTGTCCTGCTGGTCTTGATGAAGAAACGGTGGTACTTATTGGCAAAATGGCGCTTAAAATTTACCAGGAACTCGATATTCGGGATTTTGCCGCTTTTCATTTCATTTTTTCGGAAAAAGAGGGGATTCCTCTCTTTTTTGAAATCAATGCCTTACCTAGCCTTTACCTGAAACATAGCGCTTTTCCCCAAATGTGTGAGGTGGCTGGGTTTGACTATAAAAAGATGATTCAGAAACTCTTTCTCATTGCGCAGGAGCGATTAAGACGATGACGACCCAGGACCTTACTTTTGCCGTACTGGGGGCTGGCCACGGAGGGCAGGCTTTGGCGGGATACCTCTCCCTCAGGGGATTTTCGGTAAATCTCTTTAATCGGACACCGGAACGGATTGGTTCTGTGAAACTCATGGGGGGAATTCAGCTGGAAGGGGAGATTAGTGGCTTTGCTCTCCTCAACGTGGTGACCCACAATATTGAGGAAGCATTGCGGGGGGTCAAGGTGATCATGGTGGTGACACCGGCCAATGCACACCGGTTTCTGGCAGAGCTCATGAGTCCGTACCTTGAAGATGGACAAGTCATTGTCCTCAACCCGGGAAGGACGGGTGGGGTTCTGGAAGTTCGACAAGTTTTTAGAGAAAGGGAGGTAAAAGCCAGGGTCATCGTGGCGGAAGCCCAAACCTTTCTTTTTGCCAGCCGTATTTCGGGTCCAGCTCAGGCCCGGATTTTTCGCATCAAAAACAGCATCCCCGTTGCCGCCGTCCCGGCTTATAAAACGGTGGAAGTGGTGCAAATATTGCGCAGAGCTCTCCCGCAGTTTGTTCCAGAAGATAACGTTCTCAAAACCAGTTTCAGTAACATTGGAGCGGTTTTTCACCCCACGCTGACCATTCTAAATGCTGCTCGTATCGAGAGCACCCGGGGAGAGTTTGATTACTATCTGGAGGGAATTACGCCTTCGGTGGCGCTGGTTCTAGAGGCAGTAGATCGAGAACGGGTACAGGTGGCTGAGGCATTAGGGGTACGGGTCAATACGGCCCGGGAGTGGCTTTACTATGCTTATGATGCTTCAGGAAGAGACCTCTATGAAGCGGTTCAAAATAACCCTGGGTATAAGGGGATTCGGGCACCAACCACCCTTTTTACGCGCTACATTACCGAGGACGTTCCCATGAGTCTTGTACCGATTTCTTCTTTTGGAAAGATGCTCGGCGTTCCCACGCCCACCATTGATATTTTCATTCGTCTTGCCAATCTCATGCACGGTCGGGATTATGTAGCTGAAGGGAGAACTGTAGAAAAACTGGGAGTAGCGGGGATGAGCATCAAAGACATTCGGAAGATGGTGGTTAGTGGGGGAGTTGAAGAGGATGAGTAAAAAAATTGTGGGTGCATCGTTGGGAAGCTGTGTCCATGTGTCTGGAGTGTATCGCTTCCTACAGCTGGCCGAAGAGTTTGGATACCGTTCGCTTTTCCTTGGTCCTGCGGTTTCAGTGCAGGAATTGGTCAGGGTCATGGAGCGGGAAAAACCAGACGTGGTGATGGTGGGATACCGGCTCTATGAAGAGGCAGCTCGACAACTTTTTGCCGAGTTGAAAGATGTCCTGCAGAAGAGGGATGTGTTTCGGGGGGTTCGGCTCATTTTAAGCTGTACTCCAGCGCTTCGGGATATTGCCGTCAAAACGGGAATTTTTGACTTCATTTTTACTGGTGGGGAGTCGTTTGAAGAGGTAGCCAGAAGTTTGAAAGAGGATGGTGTTTTGAAGACACCCGAAGAATGGTATCCCCAAACACTTCCAGAGCGGATTCAGGCAAAGGCTCCTTTCCCGATTCTCCGTCACCATTTTGGTCTTCCCACGATAGAAAGAACGGTGCAGGGAGTGGCTGAAATCAGTGAGGCGAAAGTGCTTGATGTCATTTCTTTAGGACCAGACCAGAATGCCCAGGAGTTTCTCTTCCATCCGGAAAAGATGAAAAATGAAGAACATGGCTCGGGTGGTGTGCCTATCCGAAATCGGGAGGACTTAGAGAGCATTTATCAAGCTTCCCGCCGGGGTAACTTTCCGCTTCTTCGCTGTTACAGCGGTACCAATGACCTTGTCCAGTGGGCAAAACTTTTGAAAGAAACCATTAACATTGCCTGGGGTGCGGTACCCATTTTTTGGTACAGTGTGCTGGACGGACGAAGTCAGCGTTCGCTTGAAGAGGCTATTTTGGAAAATCAGGAAGCGGTAAGAACCTATATCGAACTTGGCGTTCCAATTGAGGGGTTGGAAGCACATCAGTGGAGTCTGCGAGATGCTCCAGATAGTGTAGCTGGAGCAACGTTTTACCTTGCCTGTTACCAGGCGAAAAAGTTTGGAGCCCGTTACTATATTGCCCAGTACATGTTGAATACCCCTCCGGGAATTGCTCCCTGGGCGGATTTAGCAAAAATGCTGGCTCAGCAAGAACTGATAAAAGAGCTGGAGGATGAACATTTCCAGATTTTTACTCAGGTTCGGGGAGGGCTGGCCCATTTTGCTTCGCATCTTGAGATTGCCAAAGGACAGTTGGGAGCGACCACGGCTCTGGGGCTCTTTTTGAAACCGCACATTATCCATGTGGTGGGTTTTTCGGAAGGGGTACGTCTCGTGGGACCGGCGGAAGTCATCGAAAGTGCTTATATCGTGAACGGTGTCCTCAAAGACCTCCTCTTTGGACTGCCAGATGTGACCAAGGACTCTCGGATTCAGGAGCGTAAAGAGGAGTTAAAAGAAGAGGTGCAAATGCTTCTTTATGCCATCCGAAGATTAGGAGAAAAAGAGGAGGACCCGCTTACTTCTCCAAGGACCCTCACTGAGGCGGTGCGACGAGGTATTCTTGATGCCCCCCATCTATTGGGGAATCCCGAGGCGCTGGGTAGAGCAAGAACAAGAGTAGTCAGAGGGGTTTTGCGTTCCGTAGACGAAGGAGGTCAGTTGATTTCTGAGCGAGAGCGGTTGCAAAAATTGGGACTTTGAGTTGGAGTGTATGATAGGATAAAAAGGAAAACAACGAAAGAGAGGTTGACTGAAATGCCCGTTAATTTGAAGGAATTGCTAAAAAAGGGAGAGAGCAAAATTGTTCTTTTGGTTGCTGATGGGGTCGGAGGCGTTCCACATCCAGATTTTGGTGGGAAAACCGAACTCGAAGCTGCCTTGACTCCCAACCTGGACACTCTGGCGAAAAAGAGTGTTTTGGGGCTTATGACCCCGGTGACATATGGTGTTACTCCGGGGAGTGGTCCTGGTCATATTGGTCTTTTTGGGTATAATCCGGAAGAACTGCAAATCGGTCGTGGAGTTTTAGAAGCACTGGGAGTGGGTCTGCATCTTCAGGAGGGAGATGTCGCAGCTCGGGCAAACTTTGCCACCCAGAACGAAGATGGAGTCATTGTGGACCGGCGGGCTGGACGAATCTCGACGGAGGAATGTGTGCGTCTGGTGGGGAAGTTAAGCGAAAAAATTCGGAAAATCGAGGATGTGGAGATAATCCTCAAACCTGGCAAGGAACA contains:
- a CDS encoding zinc-dependent alcohol dehydrogenase family protein, translating into MFACIFEGKNTWNIREVPEPEIRPDEVLIRVKAAGICGTDIHILKGEYFQDFPIVAGHEFSGEVVDVGEEVTQFRPGDRVTADPNIFCDHCYYCKINKNNHCLNLQAVGVTRNGAFAECVAVPEKCVFPLPAHVSFAEGAMAEPLACVVYGVRRSNLQPGEKVLIFGAGPIGLLLASLFKVSGASQVVLVDISEKKLQMAEKFGVDEVVLADGNEREALFRIAPRGFEVVVDATGIPKVMEREWEFVEPDGTFLVFGVAPRGSEMRVDPYEIFQRDLRIVGSFAVKKTMQYSLNLLENGKVVVKDLISAQYPLSKFGEALEDVLHNPEHLKVQIVFA
- a CDS encoding NAD/NADP octopine/nopaline dehydrogenase family protein — translated: MTTQDLTFAVLGAGHGGQALAGYLSLRGFSVNLFNRTPERIGSVKLMGGIQLEGEISGFALLNVVTHNIEEALRGVKVIMVVTPANAHRFLAELMSPYLEDGQVIVLNPGRTGGVLEVRQVFREREVKARVIVAEAQTFLFASRISGPAQARIFRIKNSIPVAAVPAYKTVEVVQILRRALPQFVPEDNVLKTSFSNIGAVFHPTLTILNAARIESTRGEFDYYLEGITPSVALVLEAVDRERVQVAEALGVRVNTAREWLYYAYDASGRDLYEAVQNNPGYKGIRAPTTLFTRYITEDVPMSLVPISSFGKMLGVPTPTIDIFIRLANLMHGRDYVAEGRTVEKLGVAGMSIKDIRKMVVSGGVEEDE
- a CDS encoding methionine synthase, with product MSKKIVGASLGSCVHVSGVYRFLQLAEEFGYRSLFLGPAVSVQELVRVMEREKPDVVMVGYRLYEEAARQLFAELKDVLQKRDVFRGVRLILSCTPALRDIAVKTGIFDFIFTGGESFEEVARSLKEDGVLKTPEEWYPQTLPERIQAKAPFPILRHHFGLPTIERTVQGVAEISEAKVLDVISLGPDQNAQEFLFHPEKMKNEEHGSGGVPIRNREDLESIYQASRRGNFPLLRCYSGTNDLVQWAKLLKETINIAWGAVPIFWYSVLDGRSQRSLEEAILENQEAVRTYIELGVPIEGLEAHQWSLRDAPDSVAGATFYLACYQAKKFGARYYIAQYMLNTPPGIAPWADLAKMLAQQELIKELEDEHFQIFTQVRGGLAHFASHLEIAKGQLGATTALGLFLKPHIIHVVGFSEGVRLVGPAEVIESAYIVNGVLKDLLFGLPDVTKDSRIQERKEELKEEVQMLLYAIRRLGEKEEDPLTSPRTLTEAVRRGILDAPHLLGNPEALGRARTRVVRGVLRSVDEGGQLISERERLQKLGL